In Deltaproteobacteria bacterium, a single genomic region encodes these proteins:
- a CDS encoding pyridoxamine 5'-phosphate oxidase family protein gives MKGAKAVEETQRQKLAELFAQEHVAVIVTQGEEWPTATLQAFAETPELDLLFIMGDTAEKFQNLLRRPKVTVIVDTRDEGDVSKFQISRSVVQGIAGEVAKGVEWDSLKDIFLKKNPFEAPFFANPALCMVRVKSKRISYTGADRLGFKIEL, from the coding sequence ATGAAAGGAGCAAAAGCAGTGGAGGAAACTCAGAGGCAAAAACTCGCAGAGCTGTTCGCTCAGGAGCATGTAGCGGTAATCGTGACGCAGGGAGAGGAATGGCCGACCGCGACGCTGCAGGCGTTCGCCGAAACTCCGGAACTCGACCTGCTCTTCATCATGGGCGACACGGCCGAAAAGTTCCAAAATTTGCTCAGGCGCCCCAAGGTGACCGTGATCGTCGACACCCGTGATGAAGGCGACGTCAGCAAATTTCAGATTAGCAGGTCAGTGGTGCAGGGCATTGCCGGTGAAGTTGCCAAGGGAGTCGAGTGGGACTCGCTGAAGGATATTTTTCTAAAGAAAAACCCCTTTGAGGCGCCGTTCTTTGCAAACCCGGCGCTCTGCATGGTGCGGGTGAAGTCCAAACGCATTTCATACACTGGGGC
- a CDS encoding DoxX family protein gives MNMVLWTIQIGVAGMFFMAGGSKLSGSEQMVQLFQAIGLGQWFRYLTGFMEVGGAVLLLIPGLSGLGAALLTGVMAGAVGTHLFLIGGNPTLPIVLLVLNAFVAWSRRSVLLSLLSRIVKGV, from the coding sequence ATGAACATGGTCCTTTGGACCATTCAGATTGGAGTCGCAGGAATGTTCTTTATGGCTGGAGGAAGTAAGCTTTCCGGCAGTGAACAAATGGTGCAGTTGTTTCAGGCTATCGGACTCGGACAGTGGTTTCGTTACTTAACTGGCTTCATGGAAGTTGGTGGCGCGGTACTGTTATTAATCCCGGGTCTATCGGGCTTGGGAGCAGCGCTTTTAACAGGTGTTATGGCCGGAGCAGTCGGGACTCACTTGTTCCTAATCGGTGGGAACCCGACGCTGCCTATTGTCTTGCTGGTGTTGAATGCCTTCGTGGCTTGGTCACGTCGAAGTGTATTGCTCAGTTTACTGTCTCGTATTGTTAAAGGTGTTTAA
- a CDS encoding LysR family transcriptional regulator produces MNEIQCFVKAVELKSLTAASTALDLPKSSVSRKISNLEKRLGMTLVVRTTRAIRLTDAGREFFQTTTSALHEIDSAEKGLDKSRRTVEGTLRITAPVEFSIGPFPKLVAGFLKENPLVSVALVLTQRTVDLVAEGIDLAFRLGDLQDSTLIAKKLKPLNAQIVASPEFLKSRGEPKTVTDITDHEWVNFTPEGRVVKWTLKGSEGKRAVTPRGRFSANHIFALKQAAIDGVGFAVVPSFMVTEEIKSKTLKVVCGSWELQGGPLHIVYPAQKFLSLRLRHFVDYATEHFSS; encoded by the coding sequence TTGAATGAAATCCAATGCTTCGTTAAGGCCGTGGAACTGAAGAGCCTCACCGCAGCTTCAACGGCGCTCGATCTTCCGAAGTCTAGTGTCAGCAGAAAAATCTCAAATTTAGAAAAACGCTTAGGGATGACGCTTGTGGTGCGCACAACGCGCGCCATCAGACTCACGGACGCGGGCAGAGAGTTTTTTCAAACCACAACAAGCGCATTACACGAAATTGATTCGGCGGAGAAGGGTCTCGATAAAAGTCGGCGAACGGTCGAAGGTACACTCCGGATAACTGCACCAGTTGAATTCTCTATTGGTCCCTTTCCGAAGCTTGTCGCGGGATTTTTGAAGGAGAATCCTTTAGTGAGTGTCGCTCTTGTTTTAACCCAACGTACTGTAGACTTAGTGGCAGAGGGGATTGATCTCGCGTTTCGATTAGGTGATCTACAAGACTCAACTCTCATCGCAAAGAAACTAAAACCTCTCAACGCTCAAATCGTCGCCAGTCCTGAGTTTCTCAAATCCCGTGGCGAACCAAAAACGGTCACCGACATCACAGACCATGAATGGGTAAACTTTACGCCTGAGGGTAGAGTCGTGAAGTGGACGCTTAAGGGCTCCGAAGGAAAACGTGCAGTCACACCTCGGGGCCGATTTTCCGCGAACCATATTTTCGCCTTAAAGCAGGCCGCGATCGACGGTGTCGGTTTTGCGGTCGTTCCAAGCTTCATGGTTACAGAGGAGATCAAGAGCAAAACGCTCAAAGTTGTTTGTGGAAGCTGGGAACTGCAAGGCGGTCCGCTCCACATCGTATACCCTGCACAGAAGTTTCTATCACTGAGACTTCGTCATTTCGTTGATTACGCGACGGAGCATTTTTCTTCGTAG
- a CDS encoding AraC family transcriptional regulator, which translates to MRKEPSTAEKRNGAVAPKLVDLTDRVRFREVWKRQDRSQRDHRLVNAAPVGEGSHEGPGAPDVATLARLIGAYAPHDGRFALPIPGVHAIRASRTNTKLVHTLWQPGLCIVAQGAKRVMLGQNVYEYDESRMLVAAVEVPVAARVTRASRAEPYLCLRLDFDPQRITELVWKVYPHGLPRVHEIRAMYVGQTNAQIVNAARRLVELMAQPEDAELLAPLVIDEILIRLLRSPGGARVAQLGLAESRVHKVAQALAWLRANFSEPMTVEALAKLVHMSTSAFHQHFKAVTSMSPLQFQKVLRLQEAQRLMLSMMMDVSTASLRVGYLSVSQFSREYSRFFGSSPTKDIARLREHLVSGGTQFPV; encoded by the coding sequence ATGAGGAAGGAACCTTCGACAGCCGAGAAGAGGAACGGCGCCGTCGCGCCAAAACTGGTAGACCTGACTGACCGTGTACGTTTTAGAGAGGTCTGGAAGCGTCAAGACCGATCACAGCGTGACCATCGTCTGGTGAATGCGGCTCCCGTGGGGGAAGGAAGCCATGAGGGACCAGGCGCACCAGACGTGGCCACACTCGCACGATTGATTGGCGCCTATGCCCCGCATGACGGCCGCTTTGCGCTTCCCATTCCCGGAGTCCATGCCATCCGCGCCTCACGGACGAATACGAAGTTGGTGCATACTTTGTGGCAACCAGGCTTGTGCATTGTCGCGCAGGGCGCGAAGCGCGTAATGCTCGGGCAGAATGTCTATGAGTACGACGAGTCGCGCATGCTCGTCGCCGCAGTAGAAGTGCCCGTGGCAGCCCGGGTGACGCGAGCGAGCCGCGCAGAGCCGTACCTCTGTTTGCGGCTGGATTTCGATCCACAGCGGATCACAGAACTGGTGTGGAAAGTCTATCCGCACGGCTTGCCGCGGGTCCACGAGATCCGCGCGATGTACGTAGGGCAGACCAACGCACAGATCGTGAACGCCGCGAGGCGGTTGGTCGAGCTGATGGCGCAGCCTGAGGACGCCGAACTGCTCGCCCCCCTGGTGATCGACGAGATTCTCATCCGCCTGCTGCGCAGTCCCGGCGGCGCCCGCGTGGCGCAGCTCGGCCTCGCGGAATCGCGCGTGCACAAGGTGGCCCAGGCCCTCGCCTGGCTGCGCGCCAATTTCTCCGAGCCGATGACAGTCGAAGCGCTGGCCAAGTTGGTGCACATGAGCACGTCCGCATTTCACCAGCACTTCAAGGCCGTCACTTCGATGAGCCCCTTGCAGTTCCAAAAGGTGCTGCGCCTGCAAGAGGCGCAGCGTCTGATGCTGTCCATGATGATGGACGTGAGCACCGCGAGCCTGCGGGTCGGGTATCTCAGCGTCTCCCAGTTCAGCAGGGAATACAGTCGCTTTTTCGGCAGCTCGCCGACCAAGGACATCGCACGATTACGTGAGCACCTGGTATCCGGCGGCACGCAATTCCCCGTGTAG
- a CDS encoding LLM class F420-dependent oxidoreductase: MSRRSFLQGTGAGAAGLAAAGLSFPVARATAGDKGEFAISIGITVPATQETKNMAEIAHRVEALGFESLWIGEHPVIPVGFNGQLPGGDKLPEHYYRWADPFIALTVAATATKRLKLATGVCLLPERDTLMTAKVIASLDMYAGGRVMLGVGGGWVKEETEVMGTKFRLRWKRLQETVEAMRILWTHPKPSYQGELVQFPPLYCDPKPVQKSGPPIFLGGHMPKALDRVARTYDGWCPFSNDPADYKKKVAIIRQKAKEAGRNPDALQMTAFVDPENGALSADTLKAFREAGASRIVFFSQPLVQEIATGNALAAIDRVAPILERAQKL, translated from the coding sequence ATGTCCCGCCGCTCATTTCTGCAGGGCACAGGGGCTGGCGCAGCAGGCTTGGCGGCAGCGGGATTATCGTTCCCCGTTGCACGCGCGACTGCCGGTGACAAGGGGGAATTCGCCATAAGCATTGGCATTACCGTGCCCGCCACACAAGAGACGAAGAACATGGCAGAAATCGCCCACCGGGTTGAAGCGCTTGGGTTTGAATCGTTGTGGATTGGCGAACATCCCGTCATTCCCGTGGGGTTCAACGGGCAACTCCCCGGAGGTGACAAACTCCCGGAACATTATTACCGCTGGGCTGATCCCTTTATTGCCCTCACGGTTGCGGCCACCGCTACCAAGCGCCTCAAACTGGCGACGGGGGTTTGCCTGCTCCCGGAACGTGACACGTTGATGACGGCGAAGGTGATTGCTTCCCTTGATATGTACGCTGGCGGTCGGGTGATGCTCGGGGTCGGCGGTGGCTGGGTGAAGGAAGAGACTGAGGTCATGGGGACCAAGTTTCGTCTCCGTTGGAAACGCTTGCAAGAAACGGTAGAAGCCATGCGTATCCTCTGGACCCACCCGAAACCGAGCTATCAGGGGGAACTCGTGCAATTCCCGCCCCTGTATTGTGACCCCAAGCCGGTGCAGAAATCTGGTCCGCCGATCTTTCTTGGCGGCCACATGCCGAAAGCTTTGGACCGCGTCGCCCGGACGTATGACGGGTGGTGTCCGTTCTCCAACGATCCGGCGGACTACAAGAAGAAAGTGGCGATCATCCGGCAGAAGGCCAAAGAGGCTGGACGGAATCCTGATGCTCTCCAGATGACGGCTTTTGTTGATCCGGAGAATGGTGCACTGTCCGCGGATACCCTGAAAGCCTTTCGTGAGGCTGGCGCAAGCCGGATTGTGTTTTTCTCGCAACCGCTCGTCCAGGAGATTGCGACGGGGAACGCGCTGGCCGCCATTGATCGCGTCGCTCCGATTCTTGAACGGGCGCAGAAACTCTAA
- a CDS encoding MFS transporter, whose translation MHGPVRYRIVGLIFLLALINHIDRANISIAAPVMMRELGWNEALFGIIFSAFLWGYTIIQFPGGYLADRYGGRLIPWLCLGWSVATLLTPFGAYAFSLMLVLRFLVGAFEAPIVPAMSVANAAWVPRHELARAQTVYPAALNAGIMFGYPLVTLVTEAYGWPVVFYLCGGVGIVWAFIWLWYGRSSPEEHPSVTPAELAYIQAERVRPVSEHHGWGPVLRSPRVWALVIAYTLWVYNMWLMASWLPSYLVKGRGFSVSEMGGLGGAITGAALIGTVAGGYLSDWLLRQGWSVNAARKFFPAICMLLGVPFMVTAVSVESAWLCVGLMMGARLFNDSALAGFMSLPTEMSPRHIGAIWGCMSTFGSLAGMVAAMLAGYQVTTTGNWALPFYTAAGLISVAAAIMAVGVSAHPLVIGSSPNPILAQPETVRG comes from the coding sequence ATGCACGGGCCAGTTCGCTATCGTATTGTCGGCCTGATCTTCTTGCTTGCCCTGATCAACCATATTGATCGGGCGAACATTTCAATCGCTGCACCCGTCATGATGCGAGAGTTAGGGTGGAATGAGGCGTTGTTTGGCATTATTTTTTCAGCCTTCCTGTGGGGCTATACCATCATCCAATTTCCCGGTGGGTATCTGGCTGACCGCTATGGGGGGAGGCTGATTCCGTGGCTGTGTCTCGGCTGGTCAGTCGCAACGTTACTCACACCCTTTGGTGCATACGCTTTCTCTCTCATGCTGGTGCTGCGTTTTCTTGTGGGTGCTTTTGAGGCGCCGATCGTGCCGGCGATGAGTGTGGCTAATGCTGCCTGGGTACCACGACATGAGTTGGCGCGTGCACAAACGGTTTATCCAGCCGCGTTGAACGCGGGAATTATGTTTGGCTATCCGCTTGTGACCCTGGTAACCGAGGCGTATGGCTGGCCAGTAGTATTTTACCTGTGTGGAGGAGTTGGGATTGTCTGGGCGTTTATCTGGTTATGGTACGGCCGCAGTAGCCCGGAAGAGCATCCGTCCGTAACGCCGGCAGAACTCGCGTATATTCAAGCGGAACGGGTGCGGCCAGTCTCTGAACACCACGGCTGGGGACCGGTGCTGCGCTCCCCGCGTGTCTGGGCCTTGGTGATTGCCTACACCCTGTGGGTCTACAACATGTGGCTGATGGCATCGTGGCTCCCCTCGTATTTAGTGAAAGGACGTGGCTTCTCTGTGAGTGAGATGGGTGGACTCGGCGGCGCGATCACCGGGGCGGCGCTGATTGGAACGGTTGCGGGTGGCTACCTTTCTGATTGGCTGTTACGGCAGGGATGGAGTGTGAATGCGGCGCGGAAGTTCTTCCCTGCGATCTGCATGCTCCTTGGTGTGCCGTTCATGGTGACTGCGGTGAGCGTCGAGTCGGCGTGGCTCTGCGTCGGGTTGATGATGGGGGCGCGCTTGTTTAACGATTCTGCGCTAGCGGGGTTTATGAGTTTGCCGACGGAAATGAGTCCCCGCCACATTGGCGCGATCTGGGGCTGTATGAGTACGTTTGGCAGTCTAGCGGGGATGGTTGCCGCGATGCTAGCGGGTTATCAGGTCACAACCACTGGTAATTGGGCGTTGCCATTTTACACTGCGGCTGGGTTGATCTCTGTCGCGGCAGCGATTATGGCGGTTGGCGTGTCTGCCCACCCGTTAGTGATCGGATCATCGCCAAATCCGATTCTCGCCCAACCCGAGACTGTCCGAGGGTAA
- a CDS encoding amidohydrolase family protein has product MLGNGTSKSQAIRARLGHPVIDSDGHWREYAPLAMDYLREEAGPKVVEKWTSRVRHFGESSFAKLDKQGRHDQRIGQQPWWALVSPSELDTATSFIPRLMHERLPDMGIDFAILYPSASQLFAPYVGDEELRIAGCRAFNRYAAETWAEYADRATPIGVIPMHTPQEAVAELEHCKLLGIKAVAMGSLIRRSIPAAEKQGVSRRFAFWVDVLGIDSDYDYDPVWRKCEELGYPATFHSAAENMGLRNSLTNFVYNHIGHFGEAGNAVCKALFLGGVTRRFPRMRFAFLEGGVAWGCSVFADLISHWEKRNGNVIHKLNPANLNRAKLGALVKQHGGEKMYSRWPEFAEEMLKGMGSAVPEELDDFAACKITKKEDIRDLFVPNFFFGCESDDPTLNYAFASKVNPFGAKLGALLSSDISHFDVPDMTEVLEEAWELVEEKGMSEEDFHAFTFGNAVKLWASLNPDFFTGTVVESQVRKLQAQTGHAFQENEK; this is encoded by the coding sequence ATGTTAGGAAACGGAACCTCAAAATCACAAGCCATCCGTGCACGCTTAGGTCATCCAGTGATCGACTCCGACGGCCACTGGCGCGAGTATGCACCGCTAGCCATGGACTACCTCAGAGAAGAGGCTGGGCCGAAAGTAGTTGAGAAATGGACCTCCCGCGTTCGCCATTTTGGGGAATCGTCCTTTGCCAAGCTTGATAAACAAGGGCGCCACGATCAGCGCATCGGCCAGCAACCGTGGTGGGCGTTAGTATCTCCCAGTGAGCTGGACACGGCCACATCGTTTATTCCGCGTCTGATGCACGAGCGTCTCCCGGATATGGGGATCGATTTCGCGATTCTGTATCCATCCGCATCTCAGTTGTTTGCCCCGTATGTTGGGGATGAAGAACTACGCATCGCTGGGTGTCGCGCATTTAATCGGTACGCAGCTGAGACCTGGGCAGAGTATGCGGACCGTGCAACCCCGATTGGCGTGATTCCCATGCACACGCCGCAAGAGGCAGTGGCCGAGTTAGAACATTGTAAATTGCTGGGGATCAAGGCGGTGGCCATGGGCAGTTTGATTCGCCGCTCGATTCCTGCCGCGGAGAAACAAGGGGTGAGCCGCCGGTTTGCCTTTTGGGTCGACGTGTTAGGGATAGACAGTGATTATGATTATGACCCAGTGTGGCGCAAGTGTGAGGAACTGGGATATCCAGCCACCTTTCATTCCGCTGCCGAGAATATGGGGTTACGTAATTCACTGACCAATTTCGTCTACAATCACATCGGGCACTTTGGCGAGGCTGGCAATGCGGTGTGCAAAGCGCTGTTTCTCGGTGGGGTCACTCGTCGTTTCCCACGTATGCGCTTTGCCTTCCTCGAAGGCGGTGTCGCGTGGGGGTGCAGTGTCTTTGCTGACCTCATCTCGCATTGGGAGAAACGCAACGGTAACGTGATCCACAAACTCAATCCGGCCAATCTCAATCGTGCCAAACTCGGCGCATTGGTCAAGCAACACGGTGGTGAAAAGATGTATAGCCGCTGGCCGGAGTTTGCAGAGGAAATGCTCAAAGGGATGGGCAGTGCGGTGCCGGAAGAACTTGATGACTTCGCCGCCTGTAAGATCACTAAGAAGGAAGATATCCGCGATCTGTTTGTTCCAAACTTCTTCTTCGGCTGTGAATCCGACGATCCAACACTGAACTATGCCTTTGCTTCCAAAGTAAATCCCTTCGGTGCCAAACTTGGTGCGTTGTTGAGTTCCGACATCAGCCACTTCGACGTGCCAGATATGACCGAAGTGCTGGAAGAAGCGTGGGAACTCGTCGAAGAGAAAGGCATGTCCGAGGAAGACTTTCATGCCTTCACGTTTGGCAATGCTGTCAAGCTGTGGGCGAGTCTCAATCCCGACTTTTTCACAGGGACGGTGGTTGAGTCGCAGGTGCGCAAGCTGCAGGCACAGACTGGACACGCGTTTCAAGAGAATGAAAAATAA
- a CDS encoding aldo/keto reductase produces the protein MQKRKLGKSNLEVSAIGLGCMGMSFGYGPAADKQEMISLIRSAVERGVTFFDTAEAYGPYANEELVGEALAPVRDRVVIATKFGFKFGPKGEQMGLDSRPEHIKQVAEASLKRLKTDVIDLFYQHRVDLEAPIEEVAGAVKDLIQQGKVKHFGLSEAGVQTIRRAHAVQPVTALQSEYSLWWREPEEEVLPTLEELGIGFVPFSPLGKGFLTGKIDENTKFASNDFRNIVPRFTPEARKTNQALVDVLAKIAARKQATPAQVALAWLLAQKPWIAPIPGTTKPARLEENIGAVAITLTADDLREIESATATITVHGARYPEHLEKLVGR, from the coding sequence ATGCAGAAGCGCAAACTTGGTAAGAGCAACTTGGAAGTGTCGGCCATCGGGCTCGGCTGCATGGGCATGAGCTTTGGCTACGGCCCGGCTGCCGACAAGCAGGAGATGATCTCGCTGATTCGCTCAGCCGTCGAACGCGGTGTCACCTTCTTCGACACCGCCGAAGCCTACGGTCCGTACGCGAACGAAGAACTCGTAGGCGAGGCGCTTGCTCCCGTCCGCGATCGAGTGGTGATAGCGACGAAGTTCGGGTTCAAATTTGGTCCCAAGGGGGAGCAGATGGGCCTGGATAGTCGGCCCGAGCACATCAAGCAGGTCGCCGAGGCCTCGCTCAAGCGCCTCAAGACCGACGTGATCGATCTGTTCTATCAACACCGCGTTGACCTGGAGGCGCCTATCGAAGAGGTGGCGGGCGCAGTGAAGGACTTGATTCAGCAAGGGAAGGTGAAGCACTTTGGCCTGTCTGAAGCCGGCGTGCAGACTATCCGTCGCGCCCACGCCGTCCAGCCCGTGACGGCGCTCCAGAGCGAATACTCGCTGTGGTGGAGAGAGCCTGAAGAGGAAGTGTTACCAACGCTTGAGGAACTCGGCATCGGCTTCGTTCCATTCAGCCCTCTTGGGAAAGGCTTCCTCACGGGCAAGATCGACGAAAATACCAAGTTCGCTAGTAACGACTTCCGCAACATCGTCCCGCGCTTTACGCCAGAGGCGCGCAAAACGAATCAGGCGTTGGTGGATGTGCTGGCCAAGATTGCAGCACGGAAGCAGGCGACCCCGGCACAGGTCGCACTGGCGTGGCTGCTGGCGCAGAAGCCATGGATTGCGCCAATCCCGGGGACCACGAAACCTGCACGCCTGGAGGAGAACATCGGCGCAGTGGCAATCACACTGACGGCCGACGATCTCCGTGAGATCGAGAGTGCTACCGCCACGATCACGGTGCACGGGGCGCGGTACCCTGAACACCTGGAGAAACTGGTCGGTCGCTGA
- a CDS encoding cupin domain-containing protein, whose translation MDIKRSGSQPSGKGPAEYFTGTVRIDPLYQAPAPARTFAASVTFEPGARTAWHTHPLGQTLIVTAGCGLVQSWGGPIEKIRPGDVIRCPPAEKHWHGATATTAMTHIAIVEQLDGKSVDWMEKVSDEQYQAGSAD comes from the coding sequence ATGGACATCAAAAGAAGCGGCTCACAGCCCTCTGGCAAAGGACCGGCCGAGTATTTTACCGGCACGGTACGCATTGACCCGCTGTACCAGGCGCCCGCTCCGGCCCGCACGTTCGCCGCGAGTGTCACGTTCGAGCCCGGCGCGCGGACCGCATGGCATACCCATCCGCTGGGCCAGACCCTGATCGTAACGGCTGGCTGCGGCCTGGTGCAGAGCTGGGGAGGCCCGATCGAGAAAATTCGGCCGGGAGACGTGATCCGGTGCCCGCCGGCGGAGAAGCATTGGCACGGCGCCACGGCCACCACGGCCATGACGCATATCGCCATTGTGGAACAGCTCGACGGTAAGTCCGTCGACTGGATGGAAAAGGTCAGCGACGAACAATACCAGGCCGGATCTGCGGACTAG
- a CDS encoding aldo/keto reductase gives MQKRKLGKSNLEVSAIGLGCMGMSANYGPPRDRQEMIALIRAAVDRGVTFFDTAETYGPFTNEELVGEALTPVRDHVVIATKFGFKFGPNRERLGLDSRPEHIKQAAEASLKRLKTDVIDLFYQHRVDPNVPIEEVAGAVKDLIAAGKVKHFGLSEAGAQTIRRAHAVQPVTAVESEYSLWARDPEAEVLPTCEELGIGFVPWSPLGQGFLTGKVDAAMTFDTSDVRSWFPRFTPEARKANQALVDVLGTIAARKQATPAQIALAWLLAQKPWIVPIPGTTKPARLEENLGAAAIALTADDLREIESAASQITVHGARGTGREQYV, from the coding sequence GGCCATCGGGCTCGGCTGCATGGGCATGAGCGCCAACTACGGCCCGCCCAGGGACAGGCAGGAAATGATCGCCCTCATTCGGGCGGCCGTGGATCGTGGCGTGACCTTTTTCGATACGGCCGAGACCTATGGCCCGTTCACGAACGAGGAACTCGTGGGCGAGGCGCTTACCCCCGTACGCGACCACGTGGTGATTGCCACCAAGTTCGGGTTCAAATTTGGTCCCAATAGGGAGCGGTTGGGCTTGGATAGTCGGCCTGAACACATCAAGCAAGCCGCCGAGGCCTCGCTCAAGCGGCTCAAGACCGACGTGATCGATCTGTTTTACCAGCACCGTGTCGATCCGAACGTGCCGATCGAAGAGGTGGCGGGGGCGGTAAAGGACCTGATCGCGGCAGGCAAGGTCAAGCACTTCGGCCTGTCCGAGGCCGGTGCGCAGACGATCCGTCGGGCGCATGCGGTACAGCCGGTCACTGCGGTCGAGAGCGAATACTCGCTATGGGCGCGAGATCCGGAAGCGGAAGTGCTGCCGACGTGCGAAGAGCTCGGGATCGGCTTCGTTCCCTGGAGCCCTCTCGGGCAGGGCTTCCTTACGGGGAAGGTTGATGCCGCCATGACCTTCGACACCTCCGACGTTCGGTCCTGGTTCCCGCGCTTTACGCCAGAGGCCCGCAAAGCGAATCAGGCGTTGGTGGATGTGCTTGGCACGATCGCCGCACGGAAGCAGGCGACCCCGGCGCAGATCGCGCTGGCGTGGCTGCTGGCCCAGAAGCCGTGGATTGTACCAATCCCGGGGACCACGAAACCCGCACGCCTGGAGGAAAACCTCGGCGCCGCAGCAATCGCACTGACGGCCGACGATCTCCGTGAGATCGAGAGCGCTGCCTCCCAGATCACGGTGCACGGGGCTCGGGGGACTGGACGAGAGCAATACGTTTGA